A part of Streptomyces sp. NBC_01235 genomic DNA contains:
- a CDS encoding polysaccharide deacetylase family protein: MEDPPDWIAEFTVSPKQFGEHLDAVVDSGRTPVTISVLADHLAGRSPLPPRPVLLTFDDGFADLPGATAEALAGRGLSATAYLTTGAITPGGRSLLPPAPMMTLEQAARLEQYGMEIGSHTVTHAQLDTLAPRALAHELRASRSVLEDTLGHGVRHLAYPHGYNSGRVRRMAVATGYETATAVRHALSSDRDEHYRIARLIVRRGHTVTDVEGWLSGRGARIAPYRDSPKTVAWRWYRRARAVVRGPVFAG, translated from the coding sequence ATGGAGGATCCGCCCGACTGGATCGCCGAGTTCACCGTCAGCCCGAAGCAGTTCGGCGAGCACCTGGACGCCGTCGTCGACAGCGGCCGTACTCCCGTCACGATCAGCGTGCTCGCCGACCACCTCGCGGGGCGGTCGCCGCTGCCTCCCCGGCCGGTGCTGCTCACCTTCGACGACGGTTTCGCCGACCTGCCCGGTGCGACCGCCGAGGCGCTGGCCGGGCGCGGACTCTCCGCCACCGCCTACCTCACCACCGGCGCCATCACCCCGGGCGGGCGCAGTCTGCTGCCGCCCGCGCCGATGATGACGCTGGAGCAGGCGGCGCGGCTGGAGCAGTACGGGATGGAGATCGGCAGCCACACGGTCACCCACGCCCAGCTGGACACCCTCGCGCCCCGGGCGCTCGCGCACGAACTGCGGGCTTCCCGCTCGGTGTTGGAGGACACGCTCGGCCACGGCGTCCGCCACCTCGCCTACCCGCACGGCTACAACAGCGGCCGGGTACGGCGGATGGCCGTCGCCACGGGCTACGAGACGGCCACCGCCGTGCGGCACGCGCTCAGTTCGGACCGCGACGAGCACTACCGCATCGCCCGGCTCATCGTGCGCCGCGGCCACACCGTCACCGACGTCGAGGGCTGGCTGTCGGGCCGGGGCGCACGGATCGCGCCGTACCGCGACAGCCCGAAGACGGTCGCGTGGCGGTGGTACCGCCGGGCCCGCGCGGTGGTGCGCGGGCCCGTCTTCGCGGGTTGA
- a CDS encoding glycosyltransferase produces MSRARGVRQEIVQQEIERFLDIRPVQIAELELDEGGVLRPGPGSPPVTHGEVFVLVRMGGRPVGTLLGHVPEGADPKAVLRGLAAREEAFSAGPARLPGPVPVPSTTVVVATRERVEKLAHALDSLLAQDHPDFEIVVVDNAPVTDATRDLIEHKYAERVRYVTEPVPGLAVAHNKGVEAAHGEVTAFTDDDVVADPRWLTELTAPFTADPRLGCATGLILPARLRTPAQVLLESHGGFAKGFTARTYDPQDPPADEPLFPFTAGRFGSGASMAFRTEVLRAVGGFDPATGAGTLARGGDDLYGFVRVLAEGHRLHYTPQALVWHHHRETWRDLETQAYGYGAGLTAYLTAILVNRPGLLPAFLARLPRGLAYARTLTASREAEAGTASRAVSGAGAGTASGAGAEAATRAGDVSGQAGGVCGRAGGAPGGHDDRTHAWPGRLSRLQRRGMLYGPVGYLRARRALRLRGAAR; encoded by the coding sequence ATGTCCCGCGCAAGAGGTGTGCGGCAGGAGATCGTGCAGCAGGAGATCGAGAGGTTCCTCGACATCCGGCCGGTGCAGATCGCCGAGCTCGAACTGGACGAGGGGGGCGTGCTCAGACCCGGTCCGGGGAGCCCGCCCGTCACGCACGGCGAGGTGTTCGTGCTGGTCAGAATGGGTGGCAGACCAGTCGGGACGCTCCTCGGACACGTACCGGAAGGCGCGGATCCGAAAGCGGTCCTGCGGGGTCTGGCCGCTCGCGAGGAAGCCTTCTCGGCGGGGCCCGCCCGCCTGCCCGGCCCGGTGCCCGTGCCGTCCACCACGGTTGTCGTCGCCACCCGCGAACGCGTCGAGAAGCTCGCCCACGCCCTCGACTCGCTCCTCGCCCAGGACCACCCGGACTTCGAGATCGTCGTCGTCGACAACGCGCCGGTGACGGACGCGACCCGGGACCTGATCGAACACAAGTATGCCGAGCGAGTGCGGTACGTGACCGAGCCGGTGCCCGGTCTCGCCGTCGCGCACAACAAGGGTGTCGAAGCCGCGCACGGCGAGGTGACCGCCTTCACGGACGACGACGTCGTGGCGGACCCCCGCTGGCTCACGGAACTCACCGCGCCCTTCACCGCCGACCCCCGCCTCGGCTGCGCCACCGGCCTGATCCTCCCGGCCCGGCTGCGCACGCCCGCGCAGGTCCTCCTGGAGAGCCACGGTGGCTTCGCCAAGGGCTTCACGGCACGCACGTACGACCCGCAGGACCCGCCGGCCGACGAGCCGCTGTTCCCCTTCACCGCGGGCCGCTTCGGCTCCGGCGCCAGCATGGCCTTCCGTACGGAGGTGCTGCGGGCGGTCGGCGGCTTCGACCCGGCGACGGGTGCGGGCACGCTCGCGCGGGGCGGCGACGACCTCTACGGGTTCGTCCGCGTCCTCGCCGAGGGCCATCGGCTGCACTACACCCCGCAGGCCCTCGTCTGGCACCACCACCGGGAGACCTGGCGGGACCTGGAGACCCAGGCGTACGGCTACGGCGCCGGCCTCACCGCCTACCTCACGGCGATCCTTGTCAACCGCCCCGGCCTGCTCCCGGCGTTCCTGGCCCGGCTGCCCAGGGGACTGGCCTACGCGCGAACCCTGACGGCCAGCCGGGAGGCGGAGGCTGGGACGGCGTCGAGGGCAGTTTCGGGGGCGGGGGCCGGGACGGCGTCGGGGGCGGGGGCTGAGGCGGCGACGCGTGCAGGGGACGTGTCCGGGCAGGCAGGGGGCGTATGCGGGCGGGCGGGGGGCGCGCCCGGTGGGCATGACGACCGGACACATGCCTGGCCCGGGCGGCTGTCCCGGCTCCAGCGGCGCGGCATGCTCTACGGGCCGGTGGGCTATCTGCGGGCCCGGCGCGCGCTGCGGCTGCGGGGGGCCGCGCGATGA
- a CDS encoding GNAT family N-acetyltransferase, with the protein MLRPEDLGEGEKERWRALRAASTLPRNPFMEPEFTDAAGLVRPRARVAVVYEGREPVGFLPHERGRLGQGQALAYGVSDAQGAVLTPGLGLNGAELMRACSLSSFAFDNLEAEQGLFVAHAAEEYAAYVIDVEKGYETYESVLRAQSPKFLKTTLAKERKLGRQVGELRFVFDERDPAALRTLMAWKSAQYRRTGRRDRFAQEWITRLVAALAGTRAPECSGTLSVLYAGERPIAAHFGLRSSTVLACWFPSYEPEFAKFSPGLVLHLRMAESAAAEGIGLLDLGRGAAEYKDSLKTGEIPVYEGAWTRPGAGAALYWLSREPSRRAHHFVRNRPRLAAAAARTLKGAGRLRRS; encoded by the coding sequence GTGCTGAGGCCGGAAGACCTCGGCGAGGGGGAGAAGGAGCGGTGGCGCGCGCTGCGTGCCGCGTCGACGCTTCCGCGAAACCCCTTCATGGAACCGGAGTTCACCGACGCCGCGGGCCTCGTGCGGCCACGCGCGCGGGTGGCGGTGGTGTACGAGGGGCGTGAGCCGGTCGGTTTCCTGCCCCACGAGCGGGGCCGGCTCGGCCAGGGCCAGGCCCTCGCGTACGGCGTCTCGGACGCGCAGGGCGCGGTGCTGACGCCGGGTCTCGGGCTGAACGGCGCCGAACTGATGCGGGCGTGCTCCCTGTCGAGCTTCGCCTTCGACAACCTGGAGGCGGAGCAAGGGCTGTTCGTCGCGCACGCGGCCGAGGAGTACGCCGCCTATGTCATCGACGTCGAAAAGGGTTACGAGACCTACGAGTCCGTACTGCGGGCGCAGTCGCCGAAGTTCCTGAAGACGACGCTCGCCAAGGAGCGCAAACTCGGCCGTCAGGTCGGGGAGCTGCGGTTCGTGTTCGACGAACGCGACCCGGCCGCGCTGCGCACGCTCATGGCGTGGAAGTCCGCGCAGTACCGCAGGACCGGCCGCCGGGACCGCTTCGCCCAGGAGTGGATCACCCGGCTGGTGGCCGCGCTCGCCGGGACGCGCGCGCCGGAGTGCTCCGGCACGCTGTCCGTGCTCTACGCCGGTGAGCGGCCGATCGCCGCGCACTTCGGACTGCGTTCGTCGACCGTCCTGGCCTGCTGGTTCCCGTCGTACGAGCCGGAGTTCGCGAAGTTCTCGCCCGGCCTGGTGCTGCATCTGCGGATGGCCGAGTCGGCCGCCGCCGAGGGCATCGGCCTGCTCGACCTGGGGCGGGGCGCGGCCGAGTACAAGGACTCGCTGAAGACCGGGGAGATCCCCGTGTACGAGGGAGCGTGGACGCGTCCGGGGGCGGGCGCCGCGCTCTACTGGCTCAGCCGTGAACCGTCCCGCCGCGCGCACCACTTCGTGCGCAACCGCCCGCGGCTCGCCGCGGCGGCCGCACGGACCTTGAAGGGCGCGGGCCGGCTTCGCCGGTCGTGA
- a CDS encoding HAD family hydrolase yields the protein MAAPTAYAARSAYSLIATDLDGTLLRGDDTFSDRSLDALARVAAAGARHLVVTGRPAPRVRPLLDRLHSRGLAVCGQGAQLYDAGADRLLWSVTLDRELAETALGKIEAEVGQLYAAVDQDGVDGLTLIEPGYRMPHPTLPALRVGRRDDLWCEPISKVLLRHPTLSDDELAATARSAVGSLATVTMSGPGTVELQPCGITKATGLALAAERLGLRPEDTIAFGDMPNDIPMFDWAARGVAMANAHPELKAVADEVTTSNEDDGVAVVLERLFP from the coding sequence ATGGCCGCACCCACCGCATATGCCGCGCGCAGCGCGTACTCCCTCATCGCCACCGACCTGGACGGAACGCTGCTCCGCGGCGACGACACCTTCTCCGACCGGTCGCTCGACGCGCTCGCGCGGGTGGCCGCCGCCGGTGCACGTCACCTGGTGGTCACGGGACGCCCCGCGCCCCGGGTGCGGCCGCTGCTCGACCGGCTGCACAGCAGAGGGCTCGCGGTGTGCGGACAGGGCGCGCAGTTGTACGACGCCGGCGCGGACCGTCTGCTGTGGTCGGTCACCCTGGACCGGGAGCTGGCCGAGACCGCGCTCGGCAAGATCGAGGCGGAGGTGGGGCAGCTGTACGCGGCCGTCGACCAGGACGGCGTCGACGGGCTGACGCTCATCGAGCCGGGCTACCGGATGCCGCACCCGACCCTGCCCGCCCTGCGCGTCGGCCGGCGCGACGACCTGTGGTGCGAGCCGATCAGCAAGGTGCTGCTGCGCCATCCCACCCTGTCCGACGACGAGTTGGCGGCGACGGCCCGCTCGGCGGTCGGCTCGCTCGCCACGGTCACCATGTCGGGGCCCGGCACGGTCGAGCTACAGCCCTGCGGGATCACCAAGGCGACGGGCCTGGCCCTGGCCGCCGAACGTCTGGGCCTGCGGCCCGAGGACACCATCGCCTTCGGGGACATGCCCAACGACATCCCGATGTTCGACTGGGCCGCGCGCGGAGTCGCGATGGCCAACGCCCATCCCGAACTCAAGGCGGTGGCCGACGAGGTGACGACGTCGAACGAGGACGACGGCGTGGCCGTCGTCCTCGAAAGACTGTTTCCGTGA
- a CDS encoding transglycosylase SLT domain-containing protein has translation MPAAAQPRRTRRNRLARTLTVAATGAAVLALPLLGATSASAATPTVATATSLGYADNLDGWIRASLQVMSQHGIPGTYNGIYRNVIRESSGNPYAINLWDSNAAAGIPSKGLLQVIDPTFRAYHVAGTSWNSYDPVANITAACNYAAARYGSIDNVFGAY, from the coding sequence ATGCCCGCTGCCGCTCAGCCGCGCCGCACCCGCCGTAACCGTCTCGCCCGCACGCTCACCGTCGCCGCCACCGGCGCGGCCGTGCTCGCCCTCCCGCTCCTCGGCGCCACCAGTGCCTCCGCGGCGACCCCGACCGTCGCCACCGCCACGAGCCTGGGTTACGCCGACAACCTCGACGGCTGGATCCGCGCCTCCCTCCAGGTGATGTCGCAGCACGGGATCCCGGGCACGTACAACGGCATCTACCGCAACGTCATCCGCGAGTCGTCCGGCAACCCCTACGCCATCAACCTCTGGGACTCCAACGCGGCCGCGGGCATCCCGTCCAAGGGCCTGCTCCAGGTCATCGACCCGACCTTCCGCGCCTACCACGTCGCCGGTACCTCGTGGAACTCGTACGACCCGGTCGCGAACATCACCGCGGCCTGCAACTACGCGGCCGCCCGGTACGGCTCCATCGACAACGTGTTCGGCGCGTACTGA
- a CDS encoding polyprenyl synthetase family protein yields MTVVGPFGLSVRDQALEADVQAGLAAVEEGLLEATKSEVPFITEAAQHLVRAGGKRFRPLLVVLASQFGDPYAPGIVPSAVVVELTHLATLYHDDVMDEAAVRRGVPSANARWGNSVAVLTGDFLFARASHILADLGPEAVRVQAEAFERLVTGQILETAGPTDGRDPVEHYLDVLGGKTGSLVAVACRFGAMMSGADETVVDVLTQYGERLGVAFQLADDVLDIASDSRESGKTPGTDLREGVPTLPVLRLRERAARLSLPEDIALCELLDSDLSDDARLAEALEALRVHPALEQARRDTVRYAKDARAALAPLRECDAKAALMELCDAVVHRAG; encoded by the coding sequence GTGACCGTCGTCGGGCCGTTCGGGCTGAGCGTGCGGGACCAGGCTCTGGAAGCCGATGTCCAGGCCGGATTGGCGGCTGTCGAGGAAGGCTTGCTCGAGGCCACCAAGAGCGAGGTTCCCTTCATCACCGAGGCCGCCCAGCATCTCGTGCGAGCGGGCGGGAAGCGGTTCCGGCCCCTGCTCGTGGTGCTCGCGTCGCAGTTCGGGGACCCGTACGCGCCGGGCATCGTGCCGTCGGCCGTGGTCGTGGAGCTGACCCATCTGGCCACGCTGTACCACGACGACGTGATGGACGAGGCCGCCGTGCGCCGCGGGGTGCCCAGCGCCAACGCCCGCTGGGGGAACTCCGTCGCCGTCCTCACGGGTGACTTCCTCTTCGCGCGCGCCTCCCACATCCTGGCCGACCTCGGGCCGGAGGCGGTGCGGGTGCAGGCGGAGGCGTTCGAGCGGCTGGTCACCGGGCAGATCCTGGAGACGGCCGGGCCGACGGACGGACGGGACCCGGTCGAGCACTACCTCGACGTGCTCGGTGGCAAGACGGGCTCGCTGGTGGCGGTGGCCTGCCGGTTCGGGGCGATGATGTCGGGCGCCGACGAGACGGTCGTCGACGTGCTGACGCAGTACGGCGAGCGGCTGGGCGTCGCCTTCCAGCTGGCGGACGACGTCCTGGACATCGCGTCCGACTCGCGCGAATCGGGCAAGACGCCGGGGACGGATCTTCGCGAGGGCGTTCCCACGCTGCCCGTGCTGCGGCTGCGGGAGCGGGCGGCGCGGTTGTCGCTGCCCGAGGACATCGCCCTGTGCGAGCTGCTGGACTCCGACCTGAGCGACGACGCCCGGCTCGCCGAGGCCCTGGAGGCGCTCCGGGTCCACCCGGCGCTGGAGCAGGCCCGCCGGGACACCGTGCGGTACGCGAAGGACGCGCGAGCCGCGCTGGCGCCGTTGCGGGAGTGCGACGCCAAGGCGGCGCTGATGGAACTCTGCGACGCGGTGGTCCACCGGGCCGGCTGA
- a CDS encoding LolA family protein: MAPKASDDTMTGAEPNGGEADDLRAGRRKAVRYVVPVTVIGVAAATIGLVPALADSGDPDLPKITAQQLLDKIAASDVQQLSGTVKISTDLGLPDLGGLESGLLSGAAQQGGDGSSADPSTKLTELASGTHTLRVAADGPDRQKLSLLENAAEYSVIHNGKDVWGYDSASNEVYHSTVDESSDKAETPVPATPKDLTEDALKAVDDTTSVTVDGTVQVAGRDAYKLLVKPKQSGSTVGAISVAVDAKTGLPLKFTLTPASGGAAVVDAGFTQVSFAKPAASTFDFTAPKGAKVTEGEKGEEAGKWDEGGAPETAPGHSGSDDDLAQDLGGPAGLNVIGEGWTSVATFDTGGEGMPSDSAAGGDLGGFLGSFGDKVSGKFGSGTVFSTRLINALMTDDGKVYVGAVTKDALVKAANAGK, encoded by the coding sequence ATGGCACCGAAGGCATCCGACGACACCATGACCGGCGCGGAGCCGAACGGCGGGGAGGCCGACGACCTGCGCGCCGGGCGGCGCAAGGCCGTGCGGTACGTCGTCCCGGTCACCGTGATCGGTGTCGCGGCGGCGACGATCGGGCTGGTCCCGGCGCTCGCCGACTCCGGCGACCCCGACCTGCCGAAGATCACCGCACAGCAACTCCTCGACAAGATCGCCGCTTCGGACGTACAGCAGCTGTCCGGAACGGTGAAGATCAGCACCGATCTCGGGCTGCCCGACCTCGGCGGGCTGGAGAGCGGTCTCCTTTCCGGGGCCGCACAGCAGGGTGGTGACGGTTCGTCCGCCGATCCGTCCACCAAGCTGACCGAACTCGCGTCCGGCACGCACACCCTGCGCGTCGCCGCCGACGGCCCGGACCGGCAGAAGCTCTCGCTGCTGGAGAACGCCGCCGAGTACAGCGTCATCCACAACGGCAAGGACGTGTGGGGGTACGACAGCGCCTCCAACGAGGTCTACCACTCCACCGTCGACGAGAGCTCCGACAAGGCGGAGACACCTGTTCCGGCCACGCCCAAGGACCTCACCGAGGACGCCCTGAAGGCGGTCGACGACACGACCTCCGTGACCGTCGACGGCACCGTCCAGGTCGCCGGCCGTGACGCCTACAAGCTGCTGGTCAAGCCGAAGCAGTCCGGCTCCACGGTCGGCGCGATCAGCGTGGCCGTGGACGCGAAGACGGGCCTGCCGCTGAAGTTCACGCTGACCCCGGCGAGCGGCGGCGCCGCCGTCGTGGACGCGGGCTTCACCCAGGTCAGCTTCGCCAAGCCCGCCGCCTCCACCTTCGACTTCACCGCCCCCAAGGGCGCGAAGGTCACCGAGGGCGAGAAGGGCGAAGAGGCCGGCAAGTGGGACGAGGGAGGCGCGCCGGAGACGGCGCCGGGGCACTCCGGCTCCGACGACGACCTCGCGCAGGACCTCGGCGGTCCGGCCGGTCTCAACGTCATCGGCGAGGGCTGGACCTCCGTCGCCACCTTCGACACCGGCGGCGAGGGCATGCCCTCGGACTCCGCGGCCGGCGGCGACCTCGGCGGCTTCCTCGGCTCCTTCGGCGACAAGGTGAGCGGTAAGTTCGGTTCCGGCACGGTCTTCTCCACCCGCCTGATCAACGCCCTGATGACGGACGACGGCAAGGTCTACGTCGGCGCGGTCACCAAGGACGCCCTGGTGAAGGCGGCGAACGCGGGGAAGTAA